From the Lathyrus oleraceus cultivar Zhongwan6 chromosome 4, CAAS_Psat_ZW6_1.0, whole genome shotgun sequence genome, one window contains:
- the LOC127073378 gene encoding S-adenosylmethionine decarboxylase proenzyme 4 translates to MAVSGFEGFEKRLELNFFGDDPIIFQLGLRKIDFESIQQVLEAVQCTVVSAVGNSYFDAYVLSESSLFVYPTKIIIKTCGTTQLLKSILPLIHYANHLGLTLCSCRYTRGSFIFPNSQPFPHTSFNHEVTFLQDTIPSNLCHRKASIMPSKSSSHSWHVFTAHSSITHHNHSDSDSDVFTMEICMTELDLILARKFFRRPGDGKTGDSAGKEMTELTGINEINPNALICDFAFDPCGYSMNGMDNDWYSTIHVTPEDGFSYASFECVGSVNDNIVHVLRKVVQIFRPGTMSISTTCSGYNNEMLKKMVNAVEPLGLKCRSRAVDQFPAGETVVFQTFMARRRSV, encoded by the coding sequence ATGGCTGTATCTGGGTTTGAAGGATTTGAGAAACGTTTGGAACTTAATTTCTTTGGAGATGATCCAATTATCTTCCAACTGGGTCTAAGGAAAATTGATTTTGAATCAATACAACAAGTGTTGGAAGCTGTTCAATGTACCGTGGTTTCAGCCGTTGGTAACTCTTACTTTGATGCATATGTTTTATCAGAATCAAGCCTCTTTGTTTATCCAACTAAGATCATAATCAAAACATGTGGAACTACTCAACTTCTCAAATCCATTCTTCCTTTAATCCATTATGCAAACCATTTAGGTCTCACTTTATGCTCTTGTCGTTACACAAGAGGAAGCTTCATCTTCCCAAACTCACAACCTTTCCCTCACACAAGCTTCAATCATGAAGTAACCTTCTTACAAGACACTATCCCTTCAAATCTTTGCCATAGAAAAGCTTCCATCATGCCCTCAAAATCATCTTCACACTCTTGGCATGTTTTCACCGCACACTCTTCAATAACTCATCACAATCATAGTGATAGTGATAGCGATGTCTTCACTATGGAGATATGCATGACAGAGCTAGACCTTATCCTAGCTCGAAAATTCTTCCGCCGACCCGGAGATGGAAAAACCGGCGACTCTGCCGGAAAAGAGATGACGGAGCTAACCGGAATCAATGAGATAAACCCAAATGCATTGATTTGTGATTTTGCGTTTGATCCTTGTGGCTACTCTATGAATGGAATGGATAACGATTGGTATTCCACCATTCATGTAACACCGGAAGATGGTTTCAGCTACGCTAGCTTTGAATGCGTTGGTTCTGTTAACGACAACATAGTACACGTGTTGAGGAAAGTTGTTCAGATTTTCCGACCAGGTACGATGTCGATATCAACTACATGCAGTGGCTATAACAACGAGATGTTGAAGAAGATGGTAAATGCTGTTGAGCCTCTTGGATTGAAATGTAGAAGTCGTGCGGTGGATCAGTTTCCGGCGGGGGAGACGGTTGTTTTTCAAACATTCATGGCTCGCCGGAGAAGTGTTTAA